One Bemisia tabaci chromosome 4, PGI_BMITA_v3 genomic window, AGGGCTACAGGCTGGCTCGCGGCTAACGCGGCGCATGCTCCCGGTGCATGGTTCAATCCAATCGTACATCCGTGAATATTTACGATGAATACGAAGCACAAATGCGCAATTTCGTACGCTTATCTCAAATAAAATGGTCGATCCCATGATCTAGCACTCGTGAATATCTTTGGGGTTTACTTCCTCAAAtgatcagaggcggatccagcactttggcaacatcggattgcctacatttaaacctatgttaaataatcgattcttgtcggagcacctatccacaccaagaatcgatacatttccataggtttaaatggaggaaagacaattttgccgatttgctggatccgccaatgcaaaTGATAAGCCAAAAAGTGTTCATACGAGCTATAGAAGCTGTTCTCGCGGCTTCAAGGGGGTGGTTTTCCACGAGGTGCGATCTTGGCCAGAAGCGGATGGTGGATCtttatactgtcgtgctaagtaaaaacgccgtatgagcatccggaagttgccaatttttttcatagaaaagattgaattttgaaaaaaagttatgaatgttttttcttgaaatttttagacgttttagatctaattacgaacaaaatcctctgaaaaattgaaggagcaatATTCAAgactttttctgaaaattcatgatttatcaAGGAAATTTGGTGACGCCTGATGGCTTGCACGGCGTTCTTGCAtgcctagcacggcagtatagtcttCAGCGCAGCCACATCGCGTGCTGGGCGGTTCATTATCACCCCTATGTACGGTGCAGGGTGGGAGCGGTGATGTGATGAGTAATAATATTCTGAACGCTACCTTCCCTCTACTTATAATAGTGCAAATTATTCCAATTTCCGAGGGATCTGCCTATCTGGGACAGACTATAACTCATTAAATTTGACCATCAAAACATAATTCTGAGACATAAAAATCCCTAATTTTGGGAAAACTGAATATTCCTTCTCTCCATTTGTGATGGAGTCTTGCGAAATGGATTTTCGGGGGTTACAAACAGATAGCTCAACTTTCATGGCAATTTGTCTACATCTCTGTCGTAGGGCGATGACTGGGCACAggtaaaatcaaaataaaggAGCTATACCGTTGTGAAGTTACTTTAAAATGCCACATTTTCTTGATCAAGTATGTAACCTACGTTTCTTGTCATTCCCCCCAAAGTAGATTTCTCAATGCAGAGTCAACAAATGTGAGAAAACATTGCACTTAAACCTCTGGAAAATATGGACGAAATGTTGGAAAAGTGGCATCATCGGTGGTTGAAAAGGGGGTTAGAGCTTAAACAAACGCCATTGGCAGACGCGTATCGTGGAGCGGTTTCACTGACATTTTGCACGGATGAATGGATTACGCATGGATCGAACGGATTAAATAAGAACTAAGAGTccgtgaaagaaaaaaaaaaatagtgaaacTCCTCCGATCGCGGTGCGccgaccaaaaaaaaagaagactaGTTTACACGATGCCGGCCGTGGTATAGCCAGTCAAATTACAACGGGTTTGCAAAACGTATCGTCAGTTGCAGCGTTTTGCATTCGACATACTGTTGCCAGACTGTACTGCAGCTAGAAATAAACTACTTTTTGCGATGCGGAACAACCAGTTCCGAAACATTTTTGAAGCAACGTAAaggccattagtttccccatgtaGATCGGTGATATTCAGAATGAGCCAGAATCAGTGGATCCTTAAtcgcaaaataaagtccattgAGTTTCGAGTACTTCGAGGACTACAAAATTTGTTTATTGGGGATAGCGATGAAAATTTTGCTAACAAGACAATGTTAATTCCCATCAATCACAGAAAAAAAGGTAGGGGTTAAGACTCCGATATTGGTTGTGCTAGTACCCTAATAAATTAGGTCACTAtcccaaattttgcggtactaccccaatttgagTCAGGGTGCTaccaaaatgaattgaaaatgaTCGTATCATCCAATACATtagggtagtaccacaattttaagggataaCCTAATACTTTTTCCGATGATGTTCCATTAAAAACAATGACCCATTGTTAATTCAAAGTCTGTaactcttcaaattttcatttctttgtgGCTAAAACAAGAGATTCCTGTTTTACTCCTATGATCGGTTTCCCACGACGAGTTGATTTCCATGAGTTGCGGGCTAGTGCCATCCAATACAAGCTCTAGATAATCACGTTTCCTTAACCTTTTTTAGTGACCGTCACTCTTTTATCGTAATGACGTATATTCATTTTCAAGTGAGCtcagaaaatcataaaatcgcATCGATGATTTCCGTTTTGAGTAAAGTttaccccttcccctcccctcaTTTCCGCCGCGcaaagacacccccccccccccctcaaaaaaaatcctcaaaaatggCGTTTCTGGAATTTGTTGAATATAATAAATCTCAAatgaaatgatgttgattttatgaatttaattttgacttcgATTGAATGTAAACAACCTAACTACCAATGGAACACGAGACGTTGTTCAATTGGTATTTCCTACCTACGGATCACTTTCCATTTTCGACAACGTCATATctaattctgaaattttccatGCACGGACGTTGTTCGTAAGTAAACAAGAATAACTACTACAATACATTACTTGCAGAGGGATGAGAGTCGCTTGTTTCGTTTCTAAACAGCTTGCAGTTTCTCAGTTCTTTTTGAACCGGAGGACAAGATATCCCAGGGATGTCTGTAATGTGCCTTTCTTAAAGGTATGAAGGCGGAAATATATGAGCTGGAGAACCAATATATTCATCGGACGTCTTGCACGAATCAAAGAGCCTGGTAGCAGCTAATAAACAGTCTATGATACACTCCCCAGTAAATCTAGTAGCTAGCACTAGTCTTTTGGCATTGTGAGCCAAACGTCTAGAAaatatcctgaaaatttacGTAGTAACTGGTGCCAGGCGGGCCAGGCCTTCAGTATTGTGAACCAGACGTCTGGTAAATATTCAAGAGATGTAGTGACTAGTACTTGACTTCCGGTATGGTGGACCATACGCCTGGTAAATCTTCAGGAAATATAGACCTAAATGTTTATTACAACCTACTTTCTTTCCTGAACCACCGTATTAGTAGCCAGACGGCCTGGCAGCTCTTTAAGCAGGTTTATTTTATCGTTGGCAAGAACCGAATCCCAAAACTTGAAACACACTTCGCTCTTGGCTATCTAATAACTAATTAATAATGTGAGAGAATAATAATATTGATAgctaaagtgcgagaccacgtatctccgtgtgcgacgttgtaaacttccagtcataatttattttttccttggaaaactaccTCACgtgatttcttaaaaacttccttttttttctctctattagTAGAATGTTCTGTATTCATCTCAAGCCGTAAAGTTGACTTGGGGTGGAAATTTGAAATACAGCAATAGAAATACGTGGTGTcgcactttaataatcgattaccCGTCAAATttcaaacggagaaaaaaccttcgtgcttgggacccgaagttgaggtcatatggatctctgaagttttcggatcacgtatctaaaatttgaggtctagctgtcgaagttcatgtcagatatctgaagtacttcgatatataccgagggttcgggtcacacatctgaagtttTCCGATACATAccaaagtgcctcgatgtctgacccgaacttcggcagctcgacctcaagttttcggatgcgtgatcagaaaacttcagagatccacaatacctcaacttcgggtctcatgcacgaagtttttttctccgtgcagtagCAAGGCTAGAAGtaaataattgtaaaatgtacatattTTCCCTAGGCTTCAAAGGTGAGCGAAGAAAATATCTCATGCAATTTGAATCAGATCGATTACATGCATACGAGTCTCTgccacagcgctctctggcgctctgcgacacctaatcgccacaacaCTCGGTCCTCCCACGATCCCACGATATTGATCCTCAGATCGATTCACTTCTCTTCTATTGAGGGTCTATCGGTTCAGCAGATTGTAATATCTTTTCCACAGCTATTTGAAAGTCAACCAGTACCAATAAGTGGGTAAATAAGTAGAACTTACTTTCAtagtcgactttttcgacttcTACGAACTCGGCTTCCTCGAGTTCCTCCTCTTCCtcgtcctcctcctcctcatcttcATCCTCGTACTCGTCCTCATCCTCATCGTCGTAAAAAATGTCGTCCTGCCGGTCCTTTTTCTCCGGCTTCCGCCGCGTTTCCGGCAACAACACCGACCGATTCGTCACCGAGGCCGCCAACGTCGAGAGGGTCGTCGCCGGCTTTTGCGTCGCGAACGTCAtcatcgtcgtcgtcgtcgtggGCCTCGTCGTCCACGTCATGGACGTCACGGTCGTCGCGAGCGAGGGCGGCGTGGACTTGCGCGGGGGCAGCGTCACGTGGACCTTGGTCCATTTACTGGCCAAAGGGGTGGGCGTCGGGACCCCCAGGGACCGGTTCGTCGTGTAGATCAACCCGTTTTTCTCCGTCGTCAACGACGCCCCCGGACTCTGGTCCGGGCGCACGACCAAACTGAACTTGGTCCAGAGTTCCGTGTCGTTGAACATGAACTTGCGCCCTCTGTCGGGGAAGTTCCCACCCTGATCTGAGTCATTGCTCCCTCTGATTTCCCCGGGCCCGAGGGCGGGATCCGAAGCATCGAGCACATGCGAGAGATCCGTGCCGCCTGCGAAAACCTGTATGAGGAAAACTAGGAGCGCGATTCTGTGAGACATCTTCATCCGAGAGCACTGTACATTTTTCCTAGGCTTCGCCTAGCCCGTGGCACTCACACACTGGTCACGCACTAACACTGGCCGGCGGCATTGTCACTTGGGAACTTTGGAAGTTGATAAGGCACTGGGACACGGGGCCGTCATCGGCGGAGTACTGGAGCGGGCCGCATGGCGCGGAACTAGGATCGCGGCgcacgaaaataaaaattcgagcTCCGCGCGGAGCCGCTGAACCACAACTGGTAATTGAGCCCTAAGACGACGCGGCCGGGAGTAACGCCATCAGTCTATTTGCGCTCGGAATAGTTGGACACATCCATTATCTGCAAGAAGAGGTTCTTCGGGAGCGCTTCCCAACCACTGTCTTCGGTCGCGGCCGCGGCACGGCTCCGTCGACGGTGAAAAGTCTCCCGCTTCCGGTGGTGCCATCTCGGAAAAATTATTGGCATTTCCGCAATGGGGTCGTGGAGCAGTCTCGTCGAGTCCACGCTCACATTCCCGAACCACGCATCATGGTTTTCGCCgtttcagacttcctgccatagtTTTACGGGAAAAGGTGGGGGCGTTGGAAGATATGGGCatttccgattaattgtggtagtaccccaataaaatTAGgtcactaacccaaatgttgcggtgctaccaccaaaattaattataaatGCCCATactttccgaaaaattggggtagtaccacaattttagcgGACAACCCCCAACACTTTTTTCCTGTGTTGTTTCTTCAGTGAAAAACTCTCTAACGCCGTTCTTAgaaaacttatttgatttttctctcctgcttgaagaatattctgttaagAGTTTAAAGAAGCTTTTTGATTAATTCTCCACGAACAATATCGAATATTAGAGGAGATTTTAGAGCATCACAATCTAGATAAAGGTTTGGAAATCTTGTCGTTGGTGCATACCTCTCATGCAAATTgttaaatcaggcattttatcgcCCCTCCGGCGTTAGGGCGTATTTAAATATTCGCATGAGCCCTACTTTACATATATGTCCATGCTTTCTAGGGATCATGTGGAAGCTGGGATACGTTTTTATGTCTTTCGttggaggagcgacgaaaagaCTTAACGACTTGAGTTACAGTATCTCCATACGAGTAGTATTACTGTGTCTGTGCCACTCTTATACTTGAAGACGCATTTGCGGCACGCttattgagaaaaatttgaaaaatcctaaaataCAGAAATTGCCATTAAATCAATCAGCTATTGCATCGTTCTCAAAAGTGCTAAAAGACCCCATTAAATTGCCTCTACACGTATACTCTGAATGTGCATTCTGATTGAGTCGGTGGCTCTTACTAACTTTCTAAACTAAACTtattattttgagttttatcgTATTTGTAGGAagcaaaaattcagaaaacccCCAACCTAGTTCACAAATTCTTCTCTGTTCTGCCTCAAACACTTGGTATATTACACATTAAATAAGTTAATGCTTCGATAGTTTATGTAGATGACTTAAGTAACTGTTAGGATAAtggtatttttttccaaaaccgtCAACAATGGACGGGGGGTTTTCCTATCTTTCTCTTTCTGATCATCCTCCTTGCCGGGTCTCTCTGGCACCGCTGCGCTCTTCCATCTCTTTTCCTTTCTCCCCTTTCCCTCCATCCGTCACATGTAACGCCCTGCTATTTCATCTCATTTTGCTCGTGAGTATCttactttttctaattttccatCTTTCGTCCTTGAGTATTTGGTTTCCTTTTCAATTCAGAAAACCACCGTGAATGAATAACCAAGCATGATTACAGTTGCCAGCACAGAGAGTATAATCTGAGATTACATCTAATTTTCCCGAGGGAAGcttgtttttctcaaattttaggCATGAAGAATCAGGGATTAACATGACAAGTGCATTCAATAACTCAAGtcttaaaaaaaccaaaagaaatAAGAACCACCTTAAAAATTTACGATGTATTGTACAGTACTGACGTGCCAgagaaaggaaaaacgccgtatgaaccttcaagcgttgctaaatttcctttgaaagatCAATAATTGTCaagaattttgtgaaaattgttcTTCccatttctcaggtaattttccttataattcgatctaaaaagtctgaaaatttcaaggcaaaatatccaCAATATCGAGGTacgcgcccttacgtcagagggacgacaaATTGACTTCTTGACAaagaattgaaagcgctctgTCATTTTGGAGGTGAGTGCCTGGacaatcaaaacgccttcactcccgtgCGTATACAACACGGCCATTcacggagctcgaatagttgcattcaggagttaaaatgaaaatagagtGTTCGCTGCATTAAACTTTAACTAAGGGCGCGTTGCTTGATTCTTCTGTCCAACGTTCAATTTTGTGTCGATGAAGTAAACCAATACTGAATTTTATCGCGACATTGTCGATGTAATGTGCGAATAATGATTTGATTGTTTAAATACATAGCAATGTTACCGTTCTAAAATGTGGGCATCGTTCCCTACCATTCTCTGATTTAGGAACGAGGAAGAAGGCAAAGCTGTtttatgcacggagaaaaaataaacctcgtgcttgggacccgaagtttaggtaaTATGgctctctgaagttttcggattgagcatctgaacactttaggtctagctgccgaggttcggatcacacatctgaaaattcagttcttacatctgaagtacttcaattgtgagaaccgaagtttttcggatgtgagaaccgaagtcatacggatgtgaaaaccgaagtacttcagatgtaagaactgaagtttcagatgtgagattcaaacctcagcagctggacctaaagtgttcagatgctcaatccgaaaacttcagagatccatatgacctaaacttcgggtcccacgcacaaagtttttttctccgtgtggtcaTATCAAGAACAATTAGAGCGAAAATATCAACATAGTAGTATTTTTTTCACTTacagagagttagaaaaaaatcCAGTCAAAATTGTTAAAACTGTACAAAAATAGTGGGAGACAGGGTCACCCAAGAGTCAGCTGAAGGCTTGGATTATCTATcttgtgtttcacttcccatataaacaaaaaaaatgtacttattATTTTTACTGTGTACTAAAGGAGCCCAAGCCTCTGGAAGTCCTCCGTGAAAAACAAACGGCTCGAGCTGCGGTTCGGTTGGATCTATGACATTAGCCGTGCCCTTTCACTACACAGCAATTAGGATCGGAGAAAAAATCTTGGGGGCAGGTCGGCGGCGTGcaggtggcggggggggggagggtgcgACGAATGAAGGTGAAACAGCACCGGGTTAAAAGTGAGTCTTTCGTCGAAAATTAGAATCGATGCGTGCAGCGTGCGTAAACGTTGCCGAAAATTGAGTAATTTGGCCGAGAAAACTGCGGAGGCGCGTAGTCG contains:
- the LOC109030009 gene encoding uncharacterized protein — encoded protein: MKMSHRIALLVFLIQVFAGGTDLSHVLDASDPALGPGEIRGSNDSDQGGNFPDRGRKFMFNDTELWTKFSLVVRPDQSPGASLTTEKNGLIYTTNRSLGVPTPTPLASKWTKVHVTLPPRKSTPPSLATTVTSMTWTTRPTTTTTMMTFATQKPATTLSTLAASVTNRSVLLPETRRKPEKKDRQDDIFYDDEDEDEYEDEDEEEEDEEEEELEEAEFVEVEKVDYENYSEEPPTILKKKKKRKRKRGKKNSLKLKDFKKLKKFMLPLLLAYKLKFFTLVPLLLGGLVLIVGTTGFAGFFFALFAVGLGLKHH